In one window of Cytophagales bacterium DNA:
- a CDS encoding type II toxin-antitoxin system HicB family antitoxin: MEDKTLLFRILITQDEDGIFVVECSNLPGCISQGNTRKEALENIQDAIKGYLDSLKKHNEAIPYPISEEIVEITL; this comes from the coding sequence ATGGAAGATAAAACTTTATTGTTTAGAATTTTAATTACACAAGACGAAGATGGCATATTTGTAGTTGAATGCTCAAATTTACCAGGATGTATTTCGCAAGGTAATACTCGTAAAGAAGCCTTAGAAAATATTCAAGATGCTATAAAAGGATATTTAGATAGTCTGAAAAAACATAACGAAGCAATTCCATATCCTATATCTGAGGAAATTGTAGAAATAACACTGTGA